The Bacteroidota bacterium DNA window TGAGGCTGTCGGCGACGGTGGCGAGGCCATCGGCGAGGCCGACCTGCTGCTGCGCCATCGGACGGAGCGCGGGGCTGTCACGGGCAAGCGTCCGCGCGTCGAGGCCGAGGCCCTCCTGCTCCTCGCTCAGCGTGAGCACGTCGTCGAGCGCGCGGCGCAGCGCGGCGATGTTGATCTGCTGCTGCTCGCCCTGCATCTGCTGGCTCATCTGCTGAAGCTGCTGGCGGAGCTGCTGAAGCTGCTGCTGCATCTGCTGCTGGCCCTGCTGCGCGTCCTGGAGCTGCTGCTGCTGAAGCTGCTGGCTGTTCTGCTGCATCTGCTGGGGAAGCTGCTGCTGCTGCAACTGCTCGCGCATCTGCTGCATCTCCTGCGCCGGACCCTCGTCGCGGAGTTCCTGCATCTTCTCCTGGACCTCGCGGAGCAACTCTTCGAGCGCCTCCATTTCCTGGGCGGCGCGCTCCTGCTCCTCGGCCAGCTGCTCGGGAGTCTTGTTTTGCTGTCCGTTGTCGCCTGACTCCGGCTGCTCACCCGACTCGGGCTGCTCGCCGTTCTCCGACGGTTCGCCCGATTCAGATGGCGAATCCGATTCTGATGGCTCACTGGACTCTGACGGCTCGCCCGACTCGGATTCGCCACCCTCCGACTCGCTCTCCTCTGAGTCATCGCCTTCCGACTCGCCCTCCTCGGATGCACCGTCCTCCAGCGCCTCGGTCTGCTCCTGCAGGGCCTCCTGTGTCTTGGCTAGCTCCTCAGCGCGGCGGGCGGCCTCCTCGAGCTCCTGTGAGACTTCGAGCTTCTTGAACAGCTCCAGCGCGCGCTCCAGGCGCTCGCGGAACTGCTGCTCGTTGAACTCGAAGTCCTCCATCGCCTGCATCATCTGCGGGAGGTCCATGTTTTCCATCGACTCCTGCAGCCGCTGCAGCGCTTCCTGCAACTCGGGCGACTGGATCTCGTCGATCACGCGCTGCATCTCCTCGTACATCCGCTGCGTCTCCTCGTCGACGAGGTTCTCCTGCTGCATCTGGTCGAGGAGCTCCTGCATCTGCTCGGAGAGTTTCTCGGCCTGCTCGTCGAGCGACTGCTGCTGGTTCTGGAGGCGTTCGAGCTGGCGGCGGTCCTCGTAGTCGGGTTGCTGATCGCGGCGGAGTTGGTCGCGCAGCTCCTCGAAGCGGCGGCGAGAGTCGTCGGCCTCGTCGCGCATCTCTTCCATCGTCTCCTCCGCCTCCTCCTGGGCGCGGTCGAGTTCTTCAAAGCGCTCGGCGAGGCTGGGCAGGCGCAGCGTGAACGTGCCCGTGCGCGCGGTCTTCGGACCGTTGACGGTGTCGTTGTCGCGGACTTCGAGGTAGTAGGCGATGGCGTCGCCCGGCGTGAGGTCGAGGCCAGTGGTGGGCGAGAGGAGCCAGTCGTAGAGCACCTGCTGGTCGAGCGTGCGCGCGTCGATGGGGAGGTCGACGGCCTCGAACGTCTCGGTGGGCTGGCCGTAGCGGCTCTCCGTCAGCCGCCAGTGGAGGCGCAGGCTGCGGAAGCCGAAGTCGTCGGTGACGCGCACCTGGACGGGTACTTGGAGACGGTCGGCGAGGTCGACGTCGCCGGGGCCCTGGAGCGTGATCTCGGGCGGCTCGTCGCGGAGCAGGTCGAGGCGATAGCGGACCGGGTCGGCGTTGGCGAAGCCGTCGGCGTTTTCGAGGTGGACGCGGTAGGAGCCGGGCCGTCGCAGCCCGAATGCGCCTGTCGCCTCCACGCCGTCGGGGGCCAGCGCCGCGCTGTCGGTCGGCGTGCCCTCGATGTCTTCCAAGACGAGCGCAGCGTCGGCTACGGGTTCATCGCCGAGCCGCACGGCGACCTCGACGCGGGTGCCTGGAAGCGCGGTCACGTCGCCGATGCCGGGGGCGAGGCGCTGGGCGGGCAGGCCGGTGTAGGCGGGCGGGCGGAGCGTCACGCGGAGGCCGCGCACGAGCGGGCGCGCCACGACGGTCGCTGTGTAGGCGGGCGAGGTCACGCCCGCCGTCTCGACGCGGTAGGTGACCGTCGAGCGGAGGTTGCGGAGCGTGTGGCTGAACGCGCCGTCCGAGCCGAGGGCGACGCGGACTGGCTCGGCACGCGTCTCGCCGGGGCGCGTCAGCACGAGCGTGGCGGTCGCGGGGAAGCCGGTGCCGACGGGCAGTGCGGCGACGGTGAGGCTGTCGCCGCGCACGAGCTCGATGTCGCCGGGCGTCACGTCGAGGCGGAACGGCGCGGGGCGGTCGAAGGCGGCCGTCGGGTTGAAGAGGCGGTAGGTGGCCCCCGTGAACGCCGTTGGCGCGAGCAGCAGGAACGCGAGCACGCCGAGCACGGGCACGGCGGCAAACGGCGCGGCGCGGCGCACAGGTTGGGTGTCCTCGATGCGCTCGAACGGGATCGGCTCGACCTCAGCGCCGAGCGCGGTCACGGCGCGGTCCACGAGCGGCGTCGGGGCGTCGGAACGGCGCCCGTCGGCGAGGTCGAGCAGCGCCGAGAGCCGGTCGCCGACCTCCGGGAAGCGCTGGCCCGCGGCGGCGGCGGCGGTGCGTTCGTCGCGGCCCGGCAGCACGCCATAGAGCCGCAGCAGCGGCCACGCCACGAAATAGCCCAGTAGCCCCAGCGCAGCGACCACAAACAGCGCGAGCCACAGCCCGCGCAGTCCGCTGCCGAGCCACCACACAGCCTCCGCGCCCGCGCCGGCGAGCAGCAGCAGCGCAAGCGCGCCCGCGAGCACCAGCGCCCCGAAGGCGACCTCCGCGGCGGTCTGGCGGCGGAGCGCCGCCCGCAAGCGGGTGCGAATCGCGTCGAGCAGGCGGAGGGACGTGTCGCTCATCGGGGCAGAGAAAAACGGGCGCGCAGAGGGAGTTGCTGCGCAGAAGAAACACAGGGCGGACAACCTCGCACGTACACGATGGGTTCGCAAGCCGGTAACGTTTGCAGCTGGGCTCGCATTGCCTGCGGGAACGGTGGCACGCGTAATCCGATATCCCCTACCTTGGCAGGCCCCTTCTCGTTCACCCCTCTCGACACGCGACCATGGACCCCGAAGCTCTGCGCGCCAACCCCCGCGACCTCATGGCGGTGATCCTCGGTGGTGGAGCCGGGACGCGCCTCGCCCCGCTCACCATCCCGCGCTCGAAGCCGGCGGTGCCGCTCGCAGGCAAGTATCGTCTCATCGACATCCCCGTCTCCAACTGCATCAACTCGCAGGTCACGAGCATCTTCGTGCTGACGCAGTTCAACTCGGCGAGCCTCAACCGGCACATCCACCGGACCTACCGCTTCGACCGCTTCCGCCGCGGCTTCGTGACCATCATCGCCGCCGAGCAGACCCCCGACTCGCGCGACTGGTTTCAGGGCACCGCCGACGCCGTGCGCAAGTCGATGCCGCACATCAACGCCTTCCCGCACGAGCACACGCTCATCCTCTCCGGCGACCAGCTCTACCGGCTCGACTACCGGAAGATGTACCAGCACCACATCAGCAGTGGGGCGGAGATCACCATCGGGACCGTGCCGGTGCACGCCAACGACGCGCCCGGCTTCGGCATCCTCAAGACTGACGATGATGGCGTCATCACGGAGTTCCACGAGAAGCCCGCGCTGGACGAACTCGACGGCAAGGAGAGCAAGGTGTCGCAGGAGTTGCAAGACGACGGCCGCATCTACCTCGCCTCGATGGGCATCTACCTCTTCAACCGCTCCGTCCTCGGCTCCGCGCTCGACGCCGACCCGACCTGCACGGACTTCGGCAAGGAGATCATCCCCCGCGAGATCGGCAACCGCAAGGTGGTCAGCTTCCCCTTCGCCGACTACTGGAGCGACATCGGGACCATCCGCTCGTTCTACGAGGCCAACCTCGCCCTCGCCGACCGCGAGCCGGAGTTCGACCTCTACGACGCCGAGATGCCGATCTACACCAACGCGCGGATGCTCCCGCCCGCCAAGGTGCAGAACACGATGCTCCAGGACGTGATGATCGCCGAGGCCGCCGTGATCTCGGACGCCTACGTGGAGCGCTCCGTGATCGGCCTCCGCACGTCGATCCGCAGGGGCGCGGTCGTGAAGAACAGCGTGGTCATGGGCTCGGACTACTTCCCCTGGCACCCGCCTGCGAGCCGCTACCTCAACCAGGCCCCCGACGCGCCTGGCATCGGCGAGGGGAGCTACATCGAGAACGCGATCATCGACAAGAACGTGCAGATCGGCAAGAACTGTCGGATCACCAACGACCGCGGCGTGGAGAGCGAGGAGGGCGACTTTTACTCGATCCGCGACGGCATCGTGGTGATCCCGAAGAACGCCAAGGTGCCCGACCACACGGTGATCTAGCGACACGCCGTCGGCTTGCAGCTGTTGGCGCTCAGGCTTGGGGCTGGCAACCCTCACGCTCAGCGGGCAGGCCTCACGGCGCCCTGCCGCCATTCACGCCACCGTGCCGGGGCACCCAGTTGTGCGCTGTGAATCGGCGTAGGGGGTTCGTACCTTGGGGCCCTCACCTCGCTCACGCTCCTGACGGCGTCCCGCCCGCCCCGGCCTATGCCCACGGTTACTCCCGCCAATACGGATCTCAAAGCGCTCGTCAAAGAGGCGCTCCGCGAGGTGCTCCTGGAGCGGCGCGGGTACCTCAAGACGCTCGTC harbors:
- a CDS encoding DUF4175 family protein, coding for MSDTSLRLLDAIRTRLRAALRRQTAAEVAFGALVLAGALALLLLAGAGAEAVWWLGSGLRGLWLALFVVAALGLLGYFVAWPLLRLYGVLPGRDERTAAAAAGQRFPEVGDRLSALLDLADGRRSDAPTPLVDRAVTALGAEVEPIPFERIEDTQPVRRAAPFAAVPVLGVLAFLLLAPTAFTGATYRLFNPTAAFDRPAPFRLDVTPGDIELVRGDSLTVAALPVGTGFPATATLVLTRPGETRAEPVRVALGSDGAFSHTLRNLRSTVTYRVETAGVTSPAYTATVVARPLVRGLRVTLRPPAYTGLPAQRLAPGIGDVTALPGTRVEVAVRLGDEPVADAALVLEDIEGTPTDSAALAPDGVEATGAFGLRRPGSYRVHLENADGFANADPVRYRLDLLRDEPPEITLQGPGDVDLADRLQVPVQVRVTDDFGFRSLRLHWRLTESRYGQPTETFEAVDLPIDARTLDQQVLYDWLLSPTTGLDLTPGDAIAYYLEVRDNDTVNGPKTARTGTFTLRLPSLAERFEELDRAQEEAEETMEEMRDEADDSRRRFEELRDQLRRDQQPDYEDRRQLERLQNQQQSLDEQAEKLSEQMQELLDQMQQENLVDEETQRMYEEMQRVIDEIQSPELQEALQRLQESMENMDLPQMMQAMEDFEFNEQQFRERLERALELFKKLEVSQELEEAARRAEELAKTQEALQEQTEALEDGASEEGESEGDDSEESESEGGESESGEPSESSEPSESDSPSESGEPSENGEQPESGEQPESGDNGQQNKTPEQLAEEQERAAQEMEALEELLREVQEKMQELRDEGPAQEMQQMREQLQQQQLPQQMQQNSQQLQQQQLQDAQQGQQQMQQQLQQLRQQLQQMSQQMQGEQQQINIAALRRALDDVLTLSEEQEGLGLDARTLARDSPALRPMAQQQVGLADGLATVADSLNTLAREVPQMTREVQEHTGGALREMGLATEQLAERRAPQAAGHQLASMTHLNDLALLLSELLDQMMNNPSGGGGGGMSMQQMMQQLQQGQQQMGDQIQQMLNDMAGQRLSGDQRERLEQMARQQQQLRDQLQQLMEQGMEDGTLDAQLQSQLQRIAEQMEEAARELQSGRVTRRTEQRQQQILERLLQAEESINQRGKKQEREGRSGDEYSNPEPPPLPPRDADADRLRRDLIRALESGYAPDYQDLIKRYFEQLQERAQPGGE
- a CDS encoding glucose-1-phosphate adenylyltransferase, which codes for MDPEALRANPRDLMAVILGGGAGTRLAPLTIPRSKPAVPLAGKYRLIDIPVSNCINSQVTSIFVLTQFNSASLNRHIHRTYRFDRFRRGFVTIIAAEQTPDSRDWFQGTADAVRKSMPHINAFPHEHTLILSGDQLYRLDYRKMYQHHISSGAEITIGTVPVHANDAPGFGILKTDDDGVITEFHEKPALDELDGKESKVSQELQDDGRIYLASMGIYLFNRSVLGSALDADPTCTDFGKEIIPREIGNRKVVSFPFADYWSDIGTIRSFYEANLALADREPEFDLYDAEMPIYTNARMLPPAKVQNTMLQDVMIAEAAVISDAYVERSVIGLRTSIRRGAVVKNSVVMGSDYFPWHPPASRYLNQAPDAPGIGEGSYIENAIIDKNVQIGKNCRITNDRGVESEEGDFYSIRDGIVVIPKNAKVPDHTVI